Sequence from the Scyliorhinus canicula chromosome 7, sScyCan1.1, whole genome shotgun sequence genome:
aaatcccacccattcacAAGTCAATTCATTGCATTTTTTTGCCCTACTGACCAGCATATACTGGGAAATCATTTGATACTTTTTAGACATTGCTTGAATTGGCTTTTAAGAACTTTGTCACCTTTAGCACTTACATCTTATAATGAGGCTTTCACATTTTACTGAGTATGCTAAACAGGTTTTAGCACAATATGAGATTCAAAAACTCCACTTCTACTTTGCTATCAAGGAACAATATAACAATGACTGACTTCGTCAAGAAAGTACACAAATTAATTTATCTTTAATGGTAAATATCTATTGACTGTTTATTACATCTAAATCTACAGTGAACAATTCAGCAAGTTTCCTATTTCCTATTCATTCATTTATGACAACTTTAGTGTGTGATTCGTGAACATAGTGTTAACATTTGAAAAGGCAATTCAGTCCATTAAGCATTTCTCTTTCAATCGACTGTAAACCCTGCATTGTCATGGATTTTCCCCAAACAAATTCTGTGATGAGGATAACAATTAAGCCTACCGCCACCCATGAAGGTCATTGATAGGGGCAAGACTAGGCGAGGAGTTGGTTCTTTGACGCTCAGTCAGCACCTGATGTAGTATTGGCACTAGAACAAGGAAACACGAGGCCTATCTGAGGCCTAAGTTTTACAAATCGTACATTCCTTTTCTGTGGCCATGATTCACTGCTTTATTCCTGGGAATGTGCATTGCATAGATGAAAATCAGATCGGGCTTAGCTTTCACATTGTAAAGTCTGCTGACTCTCACAGGCTCACAAGTCAACCTGCCTGTGGAACCACACCCCAGAAAGAGAATCAATTCCTTCAGAAAAGGggagttgggaaaattaaaatgagaGAAATACAAATcagtttaaaaatctatgcagCAGAATAGACCAACCCCTAATGAAAATAAAGCCTGCATTCCACAATAAACCTTGATTAAATTGATGATGTTGAGACCTAAGCGTAGTtaaacaaatggaatttaactgaagtcacatgtaggccagaccaggtaaggatggcagatttccttccctgaagggcaattgatgggttttcacaacaatggttttgttaagacttttaattccagatatttattgaattcaaatttcatgatctgctgtgatgggattcgaatccaggccTCCAGAGCATCACACTGGGTGTCTGAATTACAAGTCCAGTAGCAATACCATCATGCCACTGTCTCTCTGCGTGGAGAGAAGTGATTTTTTTCTACTCTGCCGTTCATCTCCAGTTCTACTTCAGTTATGCACATTCAATGATCAAAACAAGAAAAAGCTAATGAGCTAACAGTAGCAACTGGAAGTGGTACTTTATTTAGGATTGGTAATACAGTAGCTTTCACCTATTGGGGGTGCATATTCTCAAACTAAGCCTACATTAATGATTAATTTCCATTCGTTAATGCTaattaagttttaaaaattcACATAAATTACACCTATAATTTCTTACTATGTCTTTCGGGCAGGTGAGGCTTCATGTTGGAAACCTGCGCCCATTAAGGCTACTGTCTAATCTCACTGAAATTAAGAGGAGATGGAACCTTAATCATTGCAACACAACTACCTTTCATTGGAATCATAAACTGCCGAGTTCATCTGAAGACAAGCTTATAACTTATAGTGAGAACTGTATCGAATCAAAATGTGTGCCTACAAAAAAAACTTTGTGCCTTGAGAATTGCACTTTGAAGGTTCCCCTAATTTTGCGATTTAGTGGTAGGTTCAGTCCCTTGTTCATGGTCATTGGCATTGCTTGATTCCAGGACAGCCTTTTCTGTGGGTTCAGAAGATTTGCGACAGTAGCATATAAAACAAACAAAACGGATGCAAGCTAATAATCCTTCAGAAATACTGGAGGAGAAAAGCTTTTTACATGGGTGGCAGAACTGGTAAAACACAAGCATAAAAAATATTGCAATACAATACCCTATTAACAACTGCATTACCAACAAAGGGGCACATACGTAAGTATAGGCATCGGTTTTGTAGATGTACCATAAGAGAATAAGAACAGCATTTTCAATGAATCTTAACATATAGTACACAGCTAGTCTGTACCAATTCTGGGATTTATTAATCAAATCAGGATCATTTAGCTTGAGTTGAACTGCTGACCAACAGAACATATTAACACCAGCATAAAGAAATGTGAGGCAACACAATACTATTGTTGTACCTACCCTGGTAAATGTTTTTTCTATGTTCTCAGGGAAAGGTGATTTACTGTTCCAGAATAATATCCACGGATAGAGAGAAAATATAAAAAAGTTCAAGAGAACCACAGGAAGGATCCATATCTGCAACACAGAGCTGAACAGGACTAAAACAACAACTCTGGTGGCAATCTCAAAGCCTCGCCATAGAAATATGCAGATGTAGGCCGCAGGCTTCACTTGCACTTCATATTCATCATACTTGATTTTGATTGCAAGGATATTGCACCGCAAGGCTCCATACACAATAGTAAGCAGAGAAATCACCATTAGAACTCCTGAAAATGAAACAGGATTTATAGTATCTTTTTGTAAGAATGCAgcgttaaaacaaaacaaaacttgtCATGAAAATCTGTGTTCGTATTAATACATTAAAGTATAGCCCAGTCACAAAATTTGCTAACCAAGTGAACAGCGGCATCCCCATTTCCCCAGTCCTTCCTTGTAAGTTATCATGGACAATTAGGAGAATGATTATGGAAATTCACCCTTAGGTATTTTTAGAAACTTGTGGCAACATGGATTGAAAACGGCTTAAATTTCACAAAACAGAAATGAATGGTGAACGGAGTTTTTTTGGACCAGTTGGATATGTAAATAGTGGAATCCTTCAGAGATCAAAATTGTTCTTCTCCATAATAATCCTGGGCCTGGGAGTACAACATTGTCAGGCAACACAAAATATGGAATGTGAGGAAGGCTGCGTGCGGCTTCAGAAAGACACAAGCCAGATGGATAACTAATAGATAGAGTACATAGATGTCAGCTAAAcgttaatgcagaaaaatgacaCATTATTGGGTGAAGAATAAAGTTAGGAAAGATGCACTAAATGGTAATACATAAATATAAAAAATTAACAGAAACACTTGGAGATCAGATACATCtttaagtagcacagtggttagcactgttgctgcacagcgccagggacccaggttcgattcccggcttgggtcactgtctgtgcggaggctgcacgttcgccccgtgtctgaatgggtttcctccgggtgctccagtttcctcccacgagtcccaaagGCCGTGCTGTTATGTGAATTAGACTTTCTGAATTCgccttcagtgtacctgaacaggcgccggagtgtggcgactaggggattttcacagtaacttcattgcaatgttaatgtaagactccttgtgaaactaataaagattattattatgaaagctTGAAGGAAAAGGTGACTGAACCTGCAAAATTAGAGCATTCAGGATTCTGGGCCTATCACATAGGAGTGCACGAACACCGACCAATGGGGGAAAAGTGTGGgaccctgggagcaggggcctgggcagtgtggacccaggaaccagagagtgaagacctgtttagtggctctgtgtctgtgtatagTTTACCTTTACTTGTTACCATTAAACCCTTGTACCCTGGGGAattggggtaggccatttaggacagaggtgaggagacgttcttcacctaaagagtggtgagcctgtggaattcattaccacaggaagtggttagGCGAAGACGTTGAGTACATTCAAGAAGCGGCTAGATATGGCATTTGAGGCGaatggaatcaagggttatggggagaaagcaggattaggctattgagttggacaatcagctatgatcatgatgaatggcggagcaggctcaaagagccgaatggcctcctcctgctcctattttctatgtttctatgttcagtTATACTGGAAATCTCAACGGTATTGCCTCATGCCACCAGATTGGCGGCGAGTGTAAACCGGATCTATCACAAGTTCTCATTAGTTCAGAATTTAAGGGGGAGGGAAGAAGCCTTCAAAACTAACAGAGAAATCAAACAGCATTGACAGCATCATAAAAGAGCGAGCT
This genomic interval carries:
- the xk gene encoding membrane transport protein XK encodes the protein MRPPGGILVSVFLFAAELVAALYLSSTYSSAGDRIWQGLTLVFVLVPSILVQFTLTFVHRDVSRDRPLVLFLHLLQLGPFVRCLEALCIYLNVGRVEEPYVSITRKKQVRQNGYCEEIEKEVGQAEGKMFTHRAAFNRTSVIQAFIGSAPQLTLQLYVSVKQQFVTPGRGVLMVISLLTIVYGALRCNILAIKIKYDEYEVQVKPAAYICIFLWRGFEIATRVVVLVLFSSVLQIWILPVVLLNFFIFSLYPWILFWNSKSPFPENIEKTFTRVGTTIVLCCLTFLYAGVNMFCWSAVQLKLNDPDLINKSQNWYRLAVYYMLRFIENAVLILLWYIYKTDAYTYVCAPLLVMQLLIGYCIAIFFMLVFYQFCHPCKKLFSSSISEGLLACIRFVCFICYCRKSSEPTEKAVLESSNANDHEQGTEPTTKSQN